TATGGAATAAATGGAGAAAAGCAAGATCTTAAGAATGAATCAGAAGTAAAGGCTGTTTTGAGTAACATTAAAGAAAATAAATTTAAAGTGGAAAAGGTGACGAAAAAGGAAAGAAAAAGAAATCCAGCCGTACCTTTTACAACTTCCACTCTTCAACAAGAGGCAGCGCGTAAGCTGAATTTTAGAGCAAAGAAAACGATGATGATTGCTCAGCAATTATACGAAGGTATCGATTTAGGTAAAGAAGGCACTGTTGGATTAATTACCTATATGAGAACGGATTCTACCAGAATATCAGAAACGGCCCAGACTGAAGCAACTGGTTACATTACTGAAAAATATGGTGAAGAGTTTATTGGCACACAAGCAAAAACAGCGAAGAAAAACAGTAATGCTCAAGATGCCCATGAAGCAATTCGTCCAACATCAGCCTTACGTGATCCAGCATCAATAAAAGAATTTCTGAGCAGAGATCAGTTAAGATTATATAAACTGATTTGGGAAAGATTTGTTTCTAGTCAAATGGCACCAGCTGTATTAGACACAATGAGTGTTGACCTTGTAAATAACGGTGTCATGTTTAGAGCTACAGGTTCTAAAGTTAAGTTTCCTGGATTTATGAAAGTATATGTTGAAGGAAACGACGATCAAATTGAGGAAAAAGATAGATTACTCCCGGATTTAAAAGAAGGCGATGAAGTCTATTCAAAGGATATCGAACCAGCGCAGCATTTTACACAGCCGCCACCACGGTACACGGAGGCTCGTCTTGTAAAAACGTTGGAGGAACTAGGAATAGGTCGACCATCGACTTATGCACCTACACTAGATACGATACAAAAGCGCGGATATGTTTCACTCGATAATAAACGTTTTATCCCTACTGAGTTGGGTGAAATCGTTTTAGAACTGATCAGAGAGTTCTTCCCAGAAATAATCAATGTTGAATTTACAGCAAATATGGAAAATAGCCTTGATGAAGTTGAGGATGGCCATATTCAGTGGATTCAAATTATTGACAATTTTTATAAGGATTTTTCTCCAAGACTTGAAAAAGCAGAAAATGAGATGGAGAAAATTGAAATTAAAGATGAACCAGCTGGTGTTGATTGTGAAGAATGTGGTCATCATATGGTTTATAAAATGGGTAGATATGGAAAATTTATGGCTTGCTCAAATTTCCCGGATTGCAGAAATACGAAGCCAATTGTAAAAGATATTGGGGTAAAATGTCCAAGTTGTGATGAAGGAACAATTGTTGAACGAAAGTCAAAAAAACGCCGCATTTTTTATGGCTGTGATCAATATCCTGAATGTGAGTTTTTATCCTGGGACAAACCAATAGCAAGAAGTTGTCCAAAATGTAATCATATGTTGGTTGAGAAAAAGCTTAAAAAAGGTGTTCAAGTTCAATGTATGGAATGCGATTATAAAGAGGAACAACAAAAGTAGGTGAGCAACTTTATGCTCACCTTTTTTAACTTATATTTTTTAGGACAACATAAGTAATAAGAATAAATGCCATTCTACATAAGGTCTTTTTAATTAATGGAGGGTCATGTCACGATGAATCAAGATGTAGTTGTAAATGTAGTAGGTGCTGGTTTGGCTGGAAGCGAAGCGGCTTGGCAATTAGCCAAAAGGGGTATTCAAGTAAAACTGTATGAAATGCGACCTGTAAAGCAAACACCTGCCCATCATACTGATAAATTTGCAGAGTTAGTTTGCAGTAACTCATTAAGAGCAAACAATTTAACAAATGCTGTCGGTGTATTGAAAGAAGAAATGAGAATTCTAGACTCTGTTATTATAAAGGCAGCAGATGAGTGTGCAGTTCCGGCTGGTGGAGCACTTGCTGTTGACCGGCATGAATTTGCCGGTAAGGTGACAGAGTTAGTAAAAGGTCATCAAAATGTAACTGTTATGAATGAAGAGGTAGAAGAAATTCCTTCAGGACCAACGATTATCGCAACAGGTCCACTGACCTCCAAAAGCTTATCAGAACAATTAAAAACTTTAACAGGTGAAGAGTATTTATATTTCTATGATGCAGCTGCTCCAATAATTGAGAAAGATAGCATCGATATGAACAAGGTATATTTAAAGTCCCGATATGATAAAGGCGAAGCAGCCTACCTTAATTGTCCTATGACAGAAGAGGAATTTGATCGATTTTATGAAGCTTTAATTGCTGCGGAGACCGTGCCATTAAAGGAATTCGAAAAAGAAATATTCTTCGAAGGATGTATGCCTATTGAAGTGATGGCACAAAGAGGAAGAAAAACAATGCTCTTTGGCCCTTTAAAGCCAGTAGGTTTAGAAGATCCGAAAACAGGGAAAAGACCATTTGCTGTGATACAACTTCGACAAGATGATGCAGCTGGAACTTTATATAATATTGTAGGATTTCAAACACACCTAAAATGGGGACCGCAAAAAGAGGTTCTTTCCTTAATTCCAGGTTTAGAAAACGCAGAAATAGTTCGATATGGCGTTATGCATCGTAACACGTTTATTAATTCACCAAAACTTTTAAGATCAACTTACCAATACAAAGGCCGGGACGATTTGTTTTTTGCTGGTCAAATGACGGGTGTTGAAGGATATGTCGAGTCTGCCGCATCAGGGTTAGTTGCAGGAATAAATGCTGCACATCTTATTTTAGGAAAAGATTTAGTGGACCTACCAAATGAAACAGCTATTGGGAGTATGGCCCAGTATATTACAAATGCAAACGCCGATAACTTTCAACCAATGAATGCAAATTTTGGGATTTTTGCTCCATTACCTGAGCGTATAAAGAGTAAAAAAGAACGTAATGAAACGCTGGCAAATCGCGCGCTAGAAACAATTCAAAAAATTTCGAAAAATTTATAGAAATTATTTGCAAAGTACTACTATTGTTGTGATAACATTTAGTAGCCCTTGTGTTGTTTGTGAGGTGTAAAATGTGAGAAATGTTAAGAATTATTTAAATTTGTTTATTGAATATTTACAAATAGAGAAAAATTATTCAAAATATACAATTGTGAATTACAGCAAAGATATTGAGGATTTTTTTCTTTTATGGAAGAACAAGCAATGATCCATCTAGAAGACATGACATATAATGATACACGTTTATACTTAACGAAGTTACATAATAAAAAGTATTCTAGAAAAACAATATCAAGAAAAGTATCAACTCTTAGAAGTTTTTATAAATTTCTTGTTAGAGAAGAGATACTAACTGAAAATCCATTTACACTTGTTACATTGCCAAAAAAGGAGCAAAAAATTCCAAAATTTCTTTATGAAGAGGAAGTTGAGCAACTTCTTACCATATCTGACTGTAATACTCCTCTTGGGCAACGAAATCAAGCGCTCATTGAAGTGCTTTACGGTACTGGGATCCGTGTAAGCGAATGTTGCAACATTAAACTATCAGATATTGATTTTTTTATTGAAACGATTCTTGTATATGGAAAAGGTGGAAAGCAGCGATATGTTCCTTTCGGTAGCTATGCTCATGATGCAATTGATCAATATTTATCGGTTGGAAGAAAGGTGTTAATGAGCAAACTGAAGGTAAGTGATCAACACAATTATTTATTTGTGAATCATCGTGGGACACCGCTTACAGATCGTGGTGTAAGACATGTTTTAAATGACATGATAAAAAAAGCAGCATCAACACTTCATATTCATCCACATATGTTGCGCCATACATTTGCTACACATCTGTTAAATGAAGGTGCAGATATGAGAAGTGTACAGGAGCTTTTGGGTCATGAACATTTATCATCTACACAAGTATATACACACGTCACAAAGGAGCATTTGCAACGAATCTATATGTCCCATCATCCTCGGGCATAAAGGACTCAATTTAGGAGGTAGAACTATGTCTGAATTTCATGCAACAACAATATTTGCGATTCAACATAATGGTAAAGCTGCGATGGCAGGTGACGGTCAGGTAACTTTTGGGAATGCTGTTGTTATGAAACATACAGCTAAAAAGGTAAGAAAGCTTTTAATGGTAAAGTAATTGCTGGATTTGCAGGATCTGTAGCTGATGCATTCACACTATTTGAGTTATTTGAAAATAGACTTGAAGAGTATAATGGGAATTTGCAAAGAGCTGCTGTTGAGCTAGCAAAGGAATGGCGTAGCGATAAAGTGCTAAGAAGACTTGAAGCTATGCTGATTGTTATGGATGAAAATGATCTTCTTTTAGTTTCAGGAACAGGTGAAGTGATTGAACCAGATGATGGGATCTTAGCAATTGGTTCAGGTGGTAATTATGCCTTGTCAGCTGGTCGTGCATTGAAGAGATTTTCAGGTGATTCCTTATCTGCAAAAGAAATTGCTGAGGGTGCTTTAACAATTGCAGGAGAAATTTGTGTTTATACAAATCTAAATATTATTGTCGAAGAACTTTAATAAGGGAGGCAAATAGTATGAATAAACAGTTAACCCCTAAAGAAATTGTTGAGCGTTTGGATCAATATATTATAGGACAAAAGGATGCAAAAAAAGCGGTAGCAGTAGCTTTAAGAAATCGCTATAGAAGAAGCTTACTAACTGAAAAGCTACGCGAGGAAGTTGTACCTAAAAACATTCTTATGATTGGACCTACAGGTGTTGGGAAAACCGAAATAGCAAGGAGAATTGCAAAACTTGCGCATGCCCCTTTTATTAAAGTTGAAGCAACAAAATTTACTGAAGTCGGCTATGTTGGTAGGGATGTTGAATCAATGGTGCGTGATCTGGTTGAGACTGCCGTTCGACTAGTAAAAGAAGAAAAAATAGCTGATGTTAAAGGTACTAGCTGAGGAAAATGCTAATAAACGGTTAATTGAGCTACTTGTTCCAAGTAAGAAAAAACAATCAGCAGCGAAAAATCCTTTGGAAATGCTTTTTGGAGGAGCGAGTCAACAATCCCAAGATCACGAGGAAAGCTCAACTGAAGAATCTACTCTACAAGAAAAGCGTCGTAGAATCTCACATCAATTAGCATTAGGTGAATTAGAAGATCATTATGTAACTGTCGAGGTTGAGGAACAACAAGCATCAATGTTTGATTTACTTCAAGGCTCGGGTATGGAACAAATGGGGATGAACATGCAGGATGCTCTAGGAAGTTTTATGCCTAAGAAAAAGAAAAAGAGAAAGTTAACTGTTAGAGAAGCAAGAAAAGTTATAACAAATGAAGAAGCAAGTAAACTAATTGATATGGAAGATGTAACACAGGAAGCTATTATACGTTCTGAACAAACCGGAATTATTTTCATAGATGAAATCGATAAAATAGCAGGTAAATCTAAGGGTGGATCTTCAGCGGATGTATCCAGGGAAGGGGTACAACGTGATATTCTTCCGATTGTGGAAGGATCTACTGTTGTAACCAAATATGGATCAGTCAAGACAGATCATATGTTATTTATAGCTGCTGGTGCCTTTCATATCGCTAAGCCATCTGACCTTATCCCGGAACTACAAGGAAGATTTCCAATTCGTGTAGAATTAACAAAACTTAGTGTAGATGATTTTGTGAAGATCTTAGTAGAGCCTGATAATGCTCTTTTAAAACAATATCAAGCGTTAATTGAAACAGAAGGTATACAATTAGAATTTTCTGACGATGCTATTCGTAGAATAGCTGAAGTTGCATTTGAGGTGAATCAAAATACTGATAATATTGGTGCAAGAAGATTACATACAATTCTTGAACGATTATTAGAAGATCTATCATTTGAGGCACCTGATATAAATTTAGAAAAGATTGTCATTACGCCACAGTACGTCGAAGACAAACTTGGGAAAATATCTAAAAACAAAGATTTAAGCCAGTTTATATTATAAAAAATTACAATTTCATATGTTTACAGGAGGAACCAATAAATGGCTCTATTACAGAAAACACGTAAAATTAATGCAATGCTCCAAAGAGCAGCAGGGAAACCAGTTAACTTCAAAGAGATGGCTGAAAAGCTAAGCGAAGTGATTGAAGCAAATATCTTTGTTGTAAGCAGAAGAGGAAAGTTACTAGGCTTTGCAGTTAATCAGCTTATCGAAAACGAGAGAATGAAAAAAATGCTTGAAGACCGTCAGTTTCCTGAAGGTTATACAAACAACCTTTTTAACATAACAGAAACAT
This Metabacillus endolithicus DNA region includes the following protein-coding sequences:
- the trmFO gene encoding FADH(2)-oxidizing methylenetetrahydrofolate--tRNA-(uracil(54)-C(5))-methyltransferase TrmFO, with protein sequence MNQDVVVNVVGAGLAGSEAAWQLAKRGIQVKLYEMRPVKQTPAHHTDKFAELVCSNSLRANNLTNAVGVLKEEMRILDSVIIKAADECAVPAGGALAVDRHEFAGKVTELVKGHQNVTVMNEEVEEIPSGPTIIATGPLTSKSLSEQLKTLTGEEYLYFYDAAAPIIEKDSIDMNKVYLKSRYDKGEAAYLNCPMTEEEFDRFYEALIAAETVPLKEFEKEIFFEGCMPIEVMAQRGRKTMLFGPLKPVGLEDPKTGKRPFAVIQLRQDDAAGTLYNIVGFQTHLKWGPQKEVLSLIPGLENAEIVRYGVMHRNTFINSPKLLRSTYQYKGRDDLFFAGQMTGVEGYVESAASGLVAGINAAHLILGKDLVDLPNETAIGSMAQYITNANADNFQPMNANFGIFAPLPERIKSKKERNETLANRALETIQKISKNL